agagtttactcaaactcatgtccattgagttggtgatgccatcgaaccatctcatcctctgtcgtccccttctcctcccgccttcaatctttcccagcatcaggatcttttccaatgagtcagttcttcacatcaggtggccaaagtattggagcttcagctttagcataggtccttccaatgaatattcaggaatgatttcctttaggatggacaatttggatctccctgcagtccaagggactctcaagagtcttctccaacaccacagttcaaaagcatcaattcttcggcgcttgtAAATTTACTATGAGCAGAGTGAAATTCGAGATGAACAGTGGTTACTTCGACAGCATAACATAAAGCTGGGTGCGACCCTTTCTGAGTCTGAGCTGCTTACCTCCGGTCCACTGTTGGGAACCAACACAGAGCCGGAGACCCATGGTGCTCATGGGACCCTGGGTGAAACAGGAATTTCATCTACAGAGTTCAATGGCTACTAGGACCTTTATGATACTCTAGAGCAATAATGAATGAATTCCATTCAtgaagaagagggagaagaatCCAGAACAAAAGAAGACAGGCCATTAAGTTTGGAGATGTCCTCTCCCTGGTTCCGTATACTTTTCTGGTGGAGGTGAGGTCCAACCTCAGCTGCTGGTTGATTGTTCGTGTTTTTCAGGGAGGGGTTCTCTCCTGAGAAGCACCTTCCACTCTGTTTTATGAAGGAAAATACTGGCTCTGGCGAAGCAGGTGTGAGAATGAAACAAGAAGATGGTGCTATTCTCAGAGAGGAAGAGCTGTTTCACCACAACCCCTCACCGCACCAACTGAGACAACACAAAGGCCCCTTCTCACACAGCTCTGTTCTCAAAACCCCCAGCAGTCATGTGTTCATGTGCCTGTCAACAGATTTCACCCATCATCTGCTTTGGAACACATAATTTTAAGAGATTCCTCTATTGTGTTTTTATTATAACAAATGACTAGCTATCTCTATCAAGGTTTATGACGTTTTCATATAAGCAACTTGGAGAAGTAAACTGTGCTTAGAAATACAGCTTTCAAAGGATCAATTACATATAAATAACATTATATGACAGTCTATCAAAGCCTCAGCATGTTTGTTTTCCCTTCAGTCGTAagcatttctaaaatttcaaacTTGGCTATGTCTTTCCACCAAGCTCTTCATTTAAGAGAACAGGCTATAATTTCCAGGAAAGCAAGCTTGCTGACTAATCTGAAAAACTGGAAGCTGTGAAGTTGTTTATTCTGTACCCCAAAGAGATACCCATAAATCCAACAAGGGATAGTCCTTAGAGCACGTTAGTAGAATTACATGAAGAAAGAGTAGAAAGACACCCACACACCATCCAAGAACACATTTGGTTAATTTAATCTCCACTTGATTAAACATCAGCTGAAAAAATTGCATCTGTAAGAAGCCTGATCTGGGTGGAAGCATCCATCACCTGCTGGTACTCTCCTGGTTCAATGAGGCAATCCACAACCACTAAGAGAAGTGAAGGGCCAGTGACCTGCCTCCAAGAATAGAGGGGTATTTTCCTTGATTGTCTACATCCATCAGATTTACAATGGAATCTCCCATATACCACTGTGTGAAGGGTCCCAACTGCCCTGCTTCAGAAGCTAGACAAGACAGAGGTGAATTTCAGTGCCcacctttcccttcctctctgatTTCTTAAAGACTGTGTGCAATTAGACTGGTCTGAGAGCCAgtagttttatttgcatttattctgGCACATTGcttccagttccagttcagttgctcagtcatgtccgactctttgcaaccccatgaactgcagcgcaccaggcctccctgtccatcaccaactgctggagtccacccaaacccatgtccattgagtcagtgatgccatccaaccatctcatcttctgtcatccccttctcctcctgccattaatctttcccagcatcagtgtcttttcaaataagtcagctcttcgcgtcaggtggccaaagtattggagtttcaacttcaacatcagtccttccaatgaacacccaggactgatcttatACCACCCCTAaaaaagctccaatattttgaccacctgatgcaaacagcagagtcattggaaaagaccttgatgctgggaaagattgaaagcaaaagaagagggtagcaaaggatgagatggttggatggttatcactgactcaatggacatgaatctgagcaaactctgggagacagtgaaggacaaggaagcctgtcgtgctgcagtccatgggatcaccaagagtcagacacgacttagtgactgaacaacaacaaaaaatttgcTTATCCCCACAGCCTAGAAAAGAACATGGAACACGGCAGTGGCTCAAAAAATACTTTTTGATGGGATATCTCTTCACCCTAAAACCATGATACATGTGGCCTACTTGGAGGGGGCCCAGCTCTGCCTTAAAAGCTGCTATTACAGTATGAAATGTGACTCTGTGCTTGGCCACCAAGCCACAAAGAAACATACATTATCCCCCAGAGCACCATCTGGGCCTGGGAAGAAATCCTATCAAGGCTGACATGACTTTGAAGATCAGCCCCATTGACTGGCTGGAGGAGATCTGCCTCAGTCCATAATTCTACTCCTGCATCTCTGATTTCTCATTTGCCCTCTAACTGGAATTCAGTCAGGATGCCCTGCAGCTCTTGACAGCGGCTGAGTCAAGGTCTTCTCTGGCCTGGCCTGGGTTTGTTTGCCTTGGGAGGGATTAGAGGCCCAGATTCAGTGCAGATACTGGCGGCCTGTTCTCACCGATCCTGATTTGCAGAATGTTTCCATACATTGTTCCTGCTTCATGAAAAGCTGCCAATTTCATCCTCTTCTCTTAGGCTTGCTTGTCTAATATCATATCTAGGGTCTAGGCCCAACCTGTCCAGGTCCAGGTGAAGTGCTCTGAAGTGTTCTTTTGgagacactttttttcttttatcttctgaCCAAGTGGtcagtttatctttgcttttaattgCAAAGGGAGTAACGTTTTAACTGTATAAGttaactaaaaggaaaatatatactgaaaaatattagcaaatgattTTTAATGACTCTTCTCTGTTCTTCCCACTGCTACCAGAAGGAATAGATTTAAATAATAAGTGATTTCTGGCCTAGTCACAGGTTAAGGCTGAGAGCAGGAAGGGAGTGACCCTGACCAACGGGCTATTAGATCTGGTTTCTGGAGGGTGGCAGGGTGGAGAGGAATGTGGGTAGATTCTTCACTGCCGGCCAGAACCAAACCTGTTAGAAGGGAGGTAACTGAATGTGACCAGCTGCCCTGTGAGGCATGAATGATCAGAAATCTGATAGCGGTGCCCTGCACCCCCATTAGACAGGAAGCAAAGTACTACTGGGCAAGACAAAGCTGATAGCTGCAACCTAGTCCTTCTAGAATCACACGCTTATTCTATGGCCCCAGTTAAGCAGAGGCATGAGTCATCCCCAGAATCAAAGACACAAATTATCTAGAGCAGCAGGTTCGAAACCAGTATGCCCAGGTACCTGGGGAGCCCTTCTTTAGTCACAATATGCAAGACCCAGGCTGCAGAAAACATGAATAtttttctgtccatttcttcATAACTTCCTCTGGTTTTCTACTTacatttctttataatatttggTGCCTTTTGGACAACCACTGTCTACATAAGCATTGATAATAAGTCCAATAGAAAACCAGACTTTTGCAATTAATTTGCAAAAAAGCTAGCTTCCCATGACATGGAGTTGCTCTCACTCTAAATAAAAAGGTCCTTTTTCCAGCCTGTCATCAGGGTAACTCAACAACAAACAAAGCAACGTGTCCTCTTTAACAATTGCTATAATTCTCACCCaaaaacttttgttttcaaagtttttaaatCAATGTATATCCTGATCTCAAATTCCAAATTCACCAAGTAAACAAACTAACTGATAAGAAAAATGGCAAGTCTGTTCTGACCCTAAATCCAGAGCCACTTGAATACATAAGATCTTAAGGGGACCAATACCCCAGTCTATGTCCCCAAACCAGGGGAGGAGTGCAGCCAGGGTCAGAATGACAAAAAGGACTGTCTTTGAGTAACAAGGTCAtcacctccagcaccacagcCAGAGGACTAGTCTCTGTGTTTTGATCTCTGCTCCAGGAACAGAAAACAGGCAGAGAGAGCTGTAGCTTCAATATCTACTCTCCAGCAGCTGGCGCTGCTTTGCTTAGAAGCCTCTCCTGGGGAGATGCGCACACATCAACAACATGAAGCCAGAGCTTAGACCTGAGAGGAGGAGACTTTGAGCCACAAAATGTCAGGATGGAAACTCAGCTTTGGGGTGTGCCTATGGTCCTCGTCTATGCCTCACTCTCTCTCTTTGTGCTGGTGGGAACTTCAGTGTGATGGGCCCacagcagggaggggagagaggaaccTTCCACCAGACCCTTGATGTGATGTGCCCACTCACAGGGTGAGATGCCCCACATAAATCCTGAGAGCACAGCCCAGTCTCAGAATTTAACCACAGGCACTGTCCTGACTCTACTGCTCAAGGAAAAGGTGTCTAGTCTCACATCAGCCTTTAAAATGACcccaaaatgtcattttaaatctATTGGCCAAACCGAGGCTTACTGAAACCGCAAGCAGAGAAACTCAAGTTTTGAAACTTGAAACTTTGAAACTTGAAACTCTCTGAAAAGAGAGGCTAATGTGGGGTCTCCTTCTGATCCCCAGATTGGGACTGAGACTCATGAAGATTTACCATCAgtcttaaaaatagataaattcttCAACCTAGAAATGCACCATCTAATTGGAGGTGGAGAAACACTCTGGCTGCCTGTGTGggattataattttcaaaattttattaatagCCAAGgaagaaatctaattttttttagcCTGGTTCTAGGAGACTTATGGACCTTATTTTAACTGATATATATTTTAGAACTAAGGAAACAGCCTCAGAGAAGTGACAGATACTTAACGCCTTTATTTCTTCTGCCCTAGAAAATGCAGTGTGTGTAAACACGTAAGAAACCCTGGAATGAATATGAACTCAGCGCTGATCCTGGTTTTGAGCTGATGTTTAATCATTTGGAGCCACATGGCAGCCCTTAAGGTCCCCTGTTCCCAGGTCATACATTCAGAGCTTCCAGGCGGTTCGCATCATGACGATGAAATACACGTCAGTGTCAATGGACGCGCTCACCCCGGCGTAGTAGTTCATGAACTCCTCAGGAGTCACCTGCAGTGtaaaagttaggaaaaaaaaaaacacacaaagctTTGCTTCTCACCATTTCAGTTGAGGGACATCTCCAGGACCTGTAAATGGGAGGGAAATTTCAGTCAAGGGGACTTTTTAGTGACACCACTGAGGAACAGatctagaaaaagagaaaagatgaggtTGAGGATGGCCATGAGGAAGTGGCCAGGGGGGATAAAAGAAGAAAGTCTCAAAAATTTCCAAACCAACCTAAATGGAAAGTGAGATGCAGGTCTCATCTTCCTATAAGAGCAGAAGCCCATCTGTCCAGGTAAGTGAGACTGAAACTCAgaataagagacatgggttcattaACTGCAGTGAATACCCTCTTTTGGTGACATGTCAGAAATACCACCCTCATGTTCTTATGTCAAGACAAGATAtgttttttacctttaaaaatggaatggaaaaaaattaaaaataaaaatggagctcCGTCCTACAGATAAAGAAAGAGATTTCTTGTTAAACACGCCTTGGCTTCATGCTTTTTTAAGAATGAGTAAGTTCTAAGAATGAGTTCTAAGTTTTAAGAATGAGTAAGTAACAGAGTAAGTTCTAAAAGATCCCCTCACTCCATCCCCACTTGGGTTCTCTCTCTTTCCATACCTGTTTCAACTAATATGTTTACTTATGCTAAGATTTTACTTTGCTTTCCTTTTAGAGAGAAGAAATGCAGTtaccaatgtatttttaaataggtGCATGTGACAAGTGCACTCTAATTCGACTGTATTAGCAGACACAATTAGTTGACTCAGGGAAATAATTGTTctttggtttgatctctgtgatCAGCGAATTTAGCCCCAGGTACAGACCAGcttagctcagacggtaaagtgtctgcctacaatgcaggagacccgggttcaatccctgggtcgggaagatcctctggagaaggaaatggcaacctactccagtattcttgcctggaaaatcccatggactgaggagcctggtaggctacagtccatggggtcacaaagagtcaggcacgaccgagtgacttctctttctttctttctttacagaCCAGCTTATATGGGAGGACAGACACAGTAATGATGATTTTCTGGGAAAGTTATAGCTTTTCCAGCTAGCCCTCAAATTTCAGTGTCATGAGGGattgaaaacaacacaaaaagtAAAATCCATAAATAATTCAAAACCCCTTTCTAGTCCCTAACAGCAAACTCCTTTCTCACCAAGTCTTGGGGAACATTCTTATCTCTTCCAAGAATCATGAGTTGACTGACCCACTTGCATTTTGTGCTGAAATTATAAGGGAACAGAGAAAAAAGTCATAGGATCCATCCttgtctccttctcttctccccttctctctcttcctcctgcctctctgctcccaccccaccccataaaAGAGTAAAAAGCAGTAGGAAGAAAGACATTGAATGGAGCTAGTAACTGAGCTGTGCTTGTCAATGCCTGGAAGTAGAAATAAAGAATACACGTACAAGAGCTTTTGTTAATAATTATAGAGTACCATTAATGTGCTTCTttcttgagtttatttctgaCCTGCTTTGCATTCCCCAGTTCTCCAGCTTTCAGCTCCACTGGAGTTCCTTTATAACAACAGCtctttgttcatttaaaatgtgACTCAATATAGAAAAGTCTGAATCATTCATCAGGtttaagaaacattttcattACTCCTAATAAATGGAATATCCCTGGAAAGTCCTTGGCACAACGTCTGGGcaataataagtgctcaataaatactattCAGATTtataattatgctaagtgaagtttcTGTGCataatatgtgcatgtgtgcgtgctaagtcacttcagtcctgtccaattctttgtgactctgcgactgtagcccgccaggctcctctctccatgggattctccaggcaagaatactggagtgagtgggttgccggttcctcctccagggtttgCATAGTAGATTTAGTCATTAAATCAGGCACTTTTGAATCTTTGAGAGGCAAAGATCTCGAATACCAATGTGAATAAGAGTCATTTGGGACACTTCTTAAAACTGTAAATCCTTGTACTCCatacccccccccgcccccgcccctcttTAAAAACAATCAGATTCCGCAGTTCTTCAGGGCCAGGGCCGCCAGCAACCTGAATGAATAATCCATTCCCTGGATGATGAGCAACCGGAGAGTTGAGGGTTTATGCGGAGTCTGAAATTCAGGTGACATCAAATGCTATAACCGCTAAAAACCCCAATAACCCTTACTTTGAGTATTTGAGAACCTACTGTGGCTTGTGGAGATAAATGTCAGAAGAAACGGGGTGGGAACTTGAAATCAGCTGAATCACAACAACTGGCTATTCTGACTTGGGTTAGAGAAAAGGGCAGCTGAGGTTTCCCCTGGCAAAGGGGAGGAACCACCTGCAGAGGGGGGGTAGATACCGCCTGGGACCCCACGTCAAGATGGGCTAATTTGGGGAAATGACAGTTGACTATTTTTCCACTGCCATCTCAGAGATCAAAGGCCAGCCTCAGGGGAAGAAAACACGGTTCTGCTGTTTCTGTCCCCACGCATTTGACTGCCCAACAGAATCTAGGCTCCTTTTTTAAATCTACTTCTGCAATCACTTCAGGCTAAAATGGAGGGTATTTCTCTGCCCCGGCAGGAAAATGTCAGCAGAAACGACAGAAAGATCTCCCTCCCCTTGGTCATAGGGCTCACCATGAAgtttcacagaaagacaaatgggGGGGAAATTCCCTTTAGGACAGGAAGGCTTGTTTCCTCTCCCTATCTCCAGCATCTCTGCTTCCAGCCCACTCCCACACTAAGCCTTCCTGTGTGGCAAAGAGGTCAGGAGTCACTGTCCCCAAGGTCCTGCTGCCCCAGCCACACAGGGAACTCCCTTCCCCATCACCTTAAACCTTCAGGACATCTCAGAGCAGAACTGATCCTGGGTCAAAAATCCCATTTCTGGATGTTGATAAAAGACAGACGACATTctatcttggacttccctggtggctcagatggtaaagaaagaaagaaagattagtcacttaatcatgtccaactgtttgcgaccccatggactgtagcctgcaaggctcctctttccatgggattcttcaggcaagaatactggagtgggttgccattccctactctagCAGATAGCAAAGactatgcctgcaatgcaggaaatctggattccatccctgggttgggaagatcccctggaggagtgaatggcaccgactccaatattcttgcctggagaatccaaaggacaaaggagcctagtgggttacagtccacggattagcaaagagtcagacatgacgggtgactaccactttcacttttctttcattctgtcaggggagtgtgtaatttcctccgTTCTGTCTCGTcataacaaaaatttgaagcaacggATGTTAAAGCCCTTGGTGCATCACAGCTCTTGgacagtgttacagctccgtgttacagctcagttttatttagaaaataaagataaatacatcctcaaggtgtGAGGGCATGCCAATCCAAAAGacgggaagagaagagagagacagaaagaaagagcacgcatgcatgtgtgCGCACAGGAGAGAGAGACTcccggccctttggctcctctttctatgtttttttcctccccttgggcctgccctatgtaaactaggctagccaggagtgctgttggttctacctgaggtcctcactcctgtCCTCaggccttcctttgttctgttttcgtgggcttttccctttcttgtcttttagccactgccattctggactcctttttcctattctagctACCTAACAATTCCATCTCAGATTAAATACAGTTATGGAAACAGTATTCCTTATCCTACCAGGCAACACGTTTTGTCACTTGAAGACACGAGTTATTGGAAATGGGTGGTTGTTTTTGTCCTTAAGTTGACTGGAGTTTAGAAATGGAAgttttctatggctgattcatatcaatatatgacaaaacccactgaaaaataaaaaaattaaaaaaaataaaaaacaaaaaacaaaaacaaaaaaagaaaaagaaatggaagttcATCTCAAAGCCCACCAAAGATTATATCAGAGTGAATTCTGTTATCTGGCATTCCCTTAATGAATGCTTCCCTGAAATGACATTTTCATGTAGCAAAGTGTGATGACAAATGATGCTCAGGAGGATGTGTGAAAAGGCAGGCAGCATCCCGAGATGCCCTGCGAACCATGTTCCCCAAAATTGAATTATGGTCTTGTTTCGAAGTTAAATATGTATTATCATCAAGTTCGTTGAAATTAGGCTAGCTGTGTATGGTAAATATGGCAACTAAGAAACAGAACATTTAACCAAAATGCCACAGTCTTCAGATGATGGGTATTTAGCTGTATGTGGTTCCCCTACaaatatatgtgcatacacacacgaacacacacacacacatttttattacCTTTGTTCTAAGCTTTCTAGATAGTcaccaaggaaacattttacttctatttataaaataatatttttaagacttGGGGCCCATTTCCCATTTATAATTATGGAAAGAAATTTCACTAGATTAAGTTCTTTCACTCACCACTCCATCTTTGTCATAAGGTGAGTCAAAGTTATCCAGAAATTTCCGGAACACTTGCTCCTCCGTCCATTCACCATTCTGATACTTTGGATGGTGTTTTGCATTGTACACCTCTCGAAGGTCTTCAATTGTTATCACACCATCTCCAGTCTTGTCTAGCTTTCTAAAAGCTTGCATAATCACCTCTTTTCTGGCTCTGGACATTGGAGGCTAGAAACATAGGAAAAAAAGTCACATACATAAGTCGATGAGCTTTCCTTGTATCATCTGCAATGAAATATCTGATTCCTCTCAATGATGGGAAATTGCAATTGTATGTGTGTCTTTAAATGATGTGCATTGTGACTGCTCCAGAAAGTCCCTAAGCCTGTATTGTCTTCTGCCCATCTCCTCTGTGGTGTGCTATCAGCTTCCGAAAACCAAGTCTCACGATAGCCAATCCAAATCACGTTAAGTCAAACCCAGTGGATAcagtgattcatgggatcacttACTCTTAATGTGAGAAGAAATTCATTGAAGTCTATTGTTCCATTTCCATCTTTATCGAACCTCCGGAAAAGCTCTTCTGCTTCCTCCTTTTCCATGACCACAGCATAATCATTTAACCCTTTCACAAATTCTTTGAAATCAAGGGTTCGGTTGTTATTGTCATCCATAATTCGAAACACTCTGTAgataatatacacatacaaaatggaagaaaaaacacaaagaacaagatataagaataaaaattcaaagaGCAAGCCACTCTCAAGATTTTTTGAAGTAAAGACAAAAGTCTTAGGTTCTTCTCTGGTGAGCTTCTTTCCAGCccctcagaaaagaaaataaacatttaaaaatatactgtgtGCTctaattatatgacattctgaaaatgcCAGAACTGTAAaggcggttaaaaaaaaaaaaaaagatgcagggaaggggagagagattgGGGAAGCCCAGAGATTCTGGGCAGTGATATTTCTCTGCATGACACTAGAGTGGAAGATACACGACGTACATTTGCTAAAACCCATAGAAACTCACAGCACAAAGAGTGAGCCTTAATGTGTACATTTCAAAAAATTGTTTAGCACATCAGGGAATCCCAGGAAGGAATACAGATTGTGCGGCGAGAATTCAACTGTTTTATAAAAGTTTGAGACCATCTCACTGAAGGGGGATGGAAAGATGAAAGTGCTGACTTAAGTAACTCTGGAAATGAGTAGAGTTCATAAGACTAAAGACAAAATGAGCTGCACATAACCTCTGTATTCCAGTTGATAAAGATATTTCTCGTGGAGATACAAGTTGACAATTTCCTTGTTGCTATATGGGTGCCCTGGATCTGAACAATTAAAGGGACGATGTAAGCTAAGCCTCTCACTGTTGGAGTGGGGATTTATAGATAAGATAGGACAGAGGGCTAGAATGATCTGATCAATAAGGATTGAGTTGGAGACATCAGTAGGGATTCACGTTTAGCTTAATATAAACATagatgaaaacatataaaatatttacagatatgtATATACAGAGAGGGGTTAgcctgtacatctgtatctccttGTTCTGTCAGCCAAGAGAATCTAGAAGTAATACCTCAGCAAGAACAAGAACATCTAGAGTCTAGATCTTGGTTTATAATACaattctccaataaaaggaaatgagcttcttggagaaatgtctgattcTAGAACTGGGGCAGGAAAATTTGCAAGATAAGCTTGGAGTAGCTTATACCAAAAAGTAAAGAAGTGCTCAAAGAAACTCTACATTGATGGAGATACatcaaacagaaacagaagccaacCGCAAGAGCTCCCAAAGCCAAAACTGAAACAATTTGAACAATAAA
The Muntiacus reevesi chromosome 14, mMunRee1.1, whole genome shotgun sequence DNA segment above includes these coding regions:
- the CAPSL gene encoding calcyphosin-like protein → MAGTARHDREMAIQAKKKLTVTTDPIERLRLQCLARGSAGIKGLGRVFRIMDDNNNRTLDFKEFVKGLNDYAVVMEKEEAEELFRRFDKDGNGTIDFNEFLLTLRPPMSRARKEVIMQAFRKLDKTGDGVITIEDLREVYNAKHHPKYQNGEWTEEQVFRKFLDNFDSPYDKDGVVTPEEFMNYYAGVSASIDTDVYFIVMMRTAWKL